From the genome of Sulfitobacter sp. D7, one region includes:
- a CDS encoding SbcC/MukB-like Walker B domain-containing protein: MRLDEKKRALEEQERPERTLAQLEAEIARIEGTVATLGEAVDLDAMAEQLAELKRKVTEAETGEASARTAAGKAETALAGARAKLDTVIEALPKGLRTPEAVVARREALQREQRQLSEALEVATQQDRAASEVLTRSQEQLEAAKRARDGQQQRVKKAQGDFVARLTEVGLDKAGYDACKSHFPTLDADRKKVTDHRDGLIAARTTLHNAIAACADRERPDLAPLQLALTDATQTLNAANAALATARTDVSSLTKFKESLAAALAETERLEAETGPLRGLADLANGKNDFKMTLETFAIGAMFDQVLEAANMRLDPMTRGRYRLTRGLEASGGRGKRGLEIEAFDINTGKARPTATLSGGETFIAALALALGLADVVESLSGRIRMDTIFIDEGFGSLDTENGAGTLDQVIQVLAALTEGSRAVGLISHVGLVQEAIPQGFYVRSTPSGSRVEERRGLG, from the coding sequence ATGCGGCTCGACGAAAAGAAGCGGGCGCTGGAGGAACAGGAGCGCCCTGAGCGCACGTTGGCGCAACTCGAAGCCGAAATCGCGCGGATTGAAGGCACCGTCGCCACGCTTGGAGAGGCGGTTGATCTGGACGCGATGGCGGAGCAGTTGGCCGAGCTCAAGCGCAAGGTGACTGAGGCAGAAACCGGCGAGGCTTCGGCGCGCACCGCTGCGGGGAAAGCCGAGACCGCTCTTGCCGGCGCGCGCGCCAAGCTGGACACAGTGATTGAGGCCCTGCCGAAAGGTCTGCGCACGCCCGAGGCGGTTGTCGCTCGACGGGAGGCTTTGCAGAGAGAGCAAAGGCAACTCTCCGAGGCGCTGGAAGTGGCGACGCAACAGGACCGAGCCGCCAGTGAGGTGCTCACCCGTTCGCAAGAGCAGCTAGAAGCAGCGAAGCGGGCGCGCGACGGGCAGCAGCAGCGCGTGAAGAAGGCACAAGGTGATTTTGTCGCTCGGCTTACCGAGGTTGGGCTGGACAAAGCGGGATATGATGCTTGCAAGAGCCATTTCCCGACTCTAGACGCCGACCGCAAGAAGGTAACCGATCACCGCGATGGATTGATCGCTGCTCGCACGACATTGCATAACGCCATAGCCGCTTGCGCAGATCGTGAACGCCCGGATCTTGCCCCGCTTCAGCTGGCGTTGACAGACGCCACCCAGACCTTGAACGCGGCCAACGCTGCACTTGCCACAGCGAGAACGGATGTATCGTCACTGACCAAATTCAAGGAATCGCTTGCCGCGGCTCTGGCCGAAACCGAGCGGCTAGAAGCCGAGACTGGTCCGCTCCGGGGGCTGGCCGATCTGGCTAACGGCAAGAACGATTTCAAGATGACACTCGAGACCTTCGCGATCGGAGCAATGTTCGACCAGGTTCTTGAGGCGGCGAATATGAGGCTCGACCCTATGACACGTGGTCGCTACCGGCTAACGCGTGGGCTCGAGGCATCTGGCGGTCGCGGCAAGCGTGGGCTCGAAATCGAGGCCTTCGACATCAACACCGGCAAGGCGCGCCCGACAGCCACGTTGTCAGGCGGCGAGACCTTTATCGCGGCACTGGCCCTCGCGCTTGGGCTCGCTGATGTGGTCGAGAGCCTTTCGGGCAGGATTCGGATGGACACAATATTCATCGACGAAGGCTTTGGGAGCCTCGACACCGAAAATGGGGCGGGCACACTGGATCAGGTGATCCAAGTTCTTGCCGCGCTGACAGAGGGCAGTCGTGCCGTGGGCCTGATATCCCATGTCGGGCTGGTGCAAGAGGCTATTCCACAAGGCTTCTACGTGCGTTCGACCCCAAGCGGCAGCCGGGTCGAGGAAAGGAGGGGGCTGGGATGA
- a CDS encoding IS256 family transposase: MKEDTTILPFRQSETIVDPLTELARQGARRMLAEALKAEADAFVASFADEQLEDGRQRIVRHGFGPERKIQTGIGALDVQRPKVRDRMASSDGAEKIRFTSNILPKWARRSISLDALLPVLYLKGISTGDFQDALSAIMGPDAPNLSPSVISRLTAGWQVQYDAWARRDLSARHYVYIWADGVYLQARMEENAECMLVIIGATPEGKKELIGFQVGLRESAQSWHELLTDIKGRGLSVAPEIAVGDGAMGFWNALDKTFPGTKHQRCWVHKVKNVQNCFPKQMAPAVKSDLDDIQHAGTRAEADAALAVFSEKYGVKYPKGVACLTKDEEAMLAFFDFPAEHWGHLRTSNPIESVFATVRHRTVRTKGALSQKTAKLMVFTLIQAASKKWLRLKGRNQLPKVIEGIKFNDGVEVTNDTENRAA; this comes from the coding sequence ATGAAGGAAGATACAACGATCCTGCCATTTCGCCAATCGGAAACGATCGTCGATCCGCTGACAGAGCTTGCTCGGCAAGGTGCTCGTCGGATGCTGGCGGAAGCGCTGAAGGCCGAGGCTGATGCCTTTGTCGCCAGTTTTGCCGATGAGCAGTTGGAAGACGGGCGTCAGCGGATTGTGCGGCATGGATTTGGCCCTGAACGGAAGATTCAGACGGGGATCGGTGCTCTGGATGTCCAGCGGCCCAAGGTGCGCGACCGGATGGCGTCCTCTGATGGGGCAGAAAAGATCCGCTTTACCTCGAACATTCTGCCGAAATGGGCGCGCCGCTCGATCAGCTTGGACGCGCTGCTGCCTGTTCTTTATCTGAAGGGCATATCGACGGGCGATTTCCAGGACGCGCTGTCGGCCATCATGGGGCCGGATGCGCCCAACCTCTCGCCAAGCGTCATCTCGCGTCTGACTGCCGGATGGCAGGTTCAATATGATGCCTGGGCACGGCGGGATCTGTCTGCCCGCCACTACGTCTACATTTGGGCGGACGGCGTTTATCTTCAGGCGCGGATGGAGGAAAATGCCGAATGCATGCTGGTGATCATCGGCGCGACACCGGAGGGCAAGAAAGAGCTGATCGGCTTTCAGGTCGGCCTGCGGGAGAGCGCGCAGAGCTGGCATGAGTTGCTGACCGACATCAAAGGCCGCGGGCTGTCCGTCGCACCGGAAATTGCGGTTGGGGATGGAGCCATGGGGTTCTGGAACGCACTGGACAAAACGTTTCCAGGCACAAAGCACCAACGGTGTTGGGTGCATAAGGTAAAGAACGTCCAGAACTGTTTTCCCAAGCAGATGGCCCCGGCGGTCAAGTCAGATCTGGACGACATCCAGCACGCCGGAACGCGCGCAGAAGCCGATGCTGCGTTGGCAGTTTTCTCCGAAAAGTATGGCGTCAAATACCCAAAAGGTGTTGCCTGCCTGACAAAGGACGAAGAGGCGATGCTTGCATTCTTCGACTTCCCAGCCGAGCATTGGGGCCATCTGCGCACCTCGAACCCGATTGAAAGCGTGTTCGCCACTGTTCGGCACCGAACGGTGAGGACCAAAGGGGCGCTGTCACAAAAGACCGCAAAACTGATGGTTTTCACCCTCATTCAGGCAGCATCGAAAAAATGGCTGCGCCTCAAGGGCAGAAATCAGTTGCCAAAGGTTATCGAAGGAATCAAATTCAACGACGGTGTCGAAGTGACCAACGACACCGAAAACCGCGCCGCCTGA
- a CDS encoding AAA family ATPase produces MRPIRLSLQAFGPFATTEVVDFRSALETGLFGIYGQTGAGKSTLFSAMSFALFGAPTRTDQEPRSLRSDHAASDLPTEVEFVFELGTKAYLIRRRPAQERPKARGEGTTEDAAEASLFDVTGIPVDTLGPSQSGRVIAEKKVSLVGQQVEALLGYGADQFRQIVLLPQGKFETFLAAKTDERVEILRDLFDVKVYRDLAARLKEEASAAERALRDQRALYLARLEERGFESAEALELGIAAAAAEVEEKQGVQRGAEMANEAARKALTEGEQIEKAFSSADTAQQAVDDLEKRTIEVEELAKRIEAVRNALQARDLETAWCDAEQDSLKAVEAVTKAEAELNIATGAKELAEKKLAEAQSGEDRRQQVQADLTRLEAIEKQVGQAADLRSAFDDAVKDEASAKKALTEAIDAREKLKSQRDATDLALDQARKTETERGQLTGELAEFNRERVKAAAYARAQEAVADAQRNVEAASSELATRTDAAQAADATLVDAEARLSRTQAIILAEKLTEGAPCPVCGSSYAGIWVMA; encoded by the coding sequence ATGAGACCCATTCGCCTATCGCTTCAAGCCTTCGGGCCATTTGCCACAACCGAGGTAGTCGATTTCCGGTCCGCGCTGGAGACGGGTCTGTTTGGAATTTATGGTCAGACCGGCGCGGGAAAGTCGACGCTGTTTTCGGCGATGTCCTTCGCGCTATTCGGGGCGCCGACTAGGACTGATCAGGAACCACGTTCACTACGCTCGGATCACGCCGCTTCGGATCTACCTACCGAAGTCGAATTTGTCTTTGAGCTGGGCACCAAGGCCTACCTGATCCGTCGTCGTCCGGCGCAGGAACGTCCGAAGGCACGCGGTGAAGGGACCACTGAGGACGCGGCGGAAGCTTCTTTATTCGACGTCACCGGGATTCCGGTGGACACTCTTGGTCCGAGTCAGTCCGGCCGTGTCATTGCGGAAAAGAAGGTCTCGCTAGTAGGGCAGCAGGTCGAGGCGCTGCTTGGCTACGGGGCAGATCAGTTTCGACAGATCGTGCTCTTACCGCAAGGCAAGTTCGAGACGTTCCTGGCCGCAAAAACGGATGAGCGGGTCGAGATATTGCGGGATCTTTTCGACGTGAAGGTCTATCGCGATCTCGCCGCAAGGCTGAAGGAAGAAGCCTCAGCGGCAGAACGAGCGTTGCGCGACCAGCGCGCGCTCTACCTGGCTCGCCTCGAGGAACGCGGGTTCGAGAGCGCCGAAGCGCTTGAACTTGGGATTGCTGCAGCCGCAGCCGAAGTCGAAGAAAAGCAGGGCGTTCAGCGTGGTGCGGAGATGGCAAACGAAGCTGCGCGCAAAGCTCTGACCGAAGGCGAGCAAATCGAAAAGGCATTTTCTTCTGCCGACACGGCACAGCAGGCTGTCGATGATCTAGAAAAGAGAACGATCGAGGTCGAAGAGCTGGCCAAGCGCATTGAGGCTGTCCGGAATGCCTTGCAGGCCCGTGATCTTGAGACGGCTTGGTGCGATGCGGAGCAGGATAGCCTGAAAGCGGTGGAGGCTGTCACGAAGGCCGAGGCGGAACTCAACATCGCCACTGGCGCGAAGGAGTTGGCGGAAAAGAAACTTGCTGAGGCACAGTCTGGCGAGGACCGACGGCAACAAGTTCAGGCTGACCTGACAAGGTTGGAGGCGATCGAGAAGCAGGTCGGGCAGGCAGCGGATCTTAGAAGCGCGTTTGACGACGCTGTGAAGGACGAAGCTTCAGCGAAGAAGGCTCTGACCGAGGCCATTGATGCCCGAGAGAAGCTCAAGTCTCAGCGCGATGCGACCGATCTGGCGCTTGATCAAGCGCGAAAGACCGAAACGGAGCGAGGCCAGCTGACCGGTGAGCTGGCCGAGTTCAACCGAGAAAGGGTCAAGGCAGCGGCGTATGCTAGGGCGCAAGAAGCTGTCGCGGATGCTCAACGAAATGTTGAAGCGGCATCGAGTGAACTGGCGACAAGAACCGACGCGGCGCAAGCCGCTGATGCGACCTTGGTAGATGCCGAGGCACGGCTTTCGCGCACGCAAGCGATCATTCTCGCGGAAAAGTTGACCGAAGGGGCGCCCTGCCCTGTCTGTGGTTCGAGCTATGCGGGAATTTGGGTGATGGCGTGA
- a CDS encoding toll/interleukin-1 receptor domain-containing protein, producing MRAFISYSHSDKAALDRLHVHLKNLTREGRIETWYDRNILAGCELDAEIERELEASDLFLLLVSPDFIASDYCVEREMRRALERHAAGTARVVPIIVEECDWKAMRELRQLKAVPTDGKAISAWANPNTAYLNVVQELRRIIEAEAVPTAAAKVADEPSATRPSMARYRAKRQFDQIDKGDFRDAAFATFKDYFRRAIIEIDLIDGLRGRFVDRSATAFGATVVNSGHRNGTAHISVHCRSSQVALGDIYYSFSENAGDNTANGGFNISADDYEQFLIQTMNVFGRADERLTPERAAEVLWNEFIGNAGISYD from the coding sequence ATGCGGGCATTTATTTCTTATTCTCATAGCGACAAGGCCGCGCTTGATCGGCTGCACGTCCACCTCAAGAACCTTACAAGGGAAGGGCGTATTGAGACCTGGTATGATCGCAACATCTTGGCTGGTTGCGAACTGGACGCTGAGATTGAACGGGAACTTGAGGCTTCCGACCTGTTCCTGCTCCTGGTGAGCCCCGACTTCATCGCATCCGACTACTGTGTCGAGCGCGAAATGAGACGCGCGCTTGAACGCCACGCCGCAGGGACCGCCCGTGTAGTGCCGATCATCGTGGAGGAATGCGATTGGAAAGCGATGAGGGAGTTGCGCCAACTGAAGGCCGTGCCGACGGACGGCAAGGCGATCAGCGCCTGGGCCAATCCAAACACCGCTTACCTAAATGTCGTGCAGGAACTTCGACGCATCATCGAAGCTGAAGCCGTACCTACAGCTGCGGCGAAAGTAGCCGATGAGCCATCGGCCACACGCCCCTCGATGGCACGCTACCGCGCAAAGCGGCAGTTCGACCAAATCGACAAGGGTGATTTCCGCGATGCTGCCTTCGCCACCTTCAAGGATTACTTCCGACGAGCGATCATCGAAATCGACTTAATCGATGGATTGCGCGGACGCTTCGTTGACAGAAGTGCGACCGCTTTTGGGGCAACGGTTGTCAACAGCGGACATCGAAATGGTACGGCCCACATCTCGGTGCACTGCCGGAGCTCGCAGGTCGCCCTGGGCGATATTTACTACTCGTTCAGCGAAAACGCCGGTGACAACACAGCAAATGGCGGTTTCAACATTTCGGCCGATGATTACGAGCAATTCCTGATTCAAACCATGAACGTCTTCGGTAGAGCTGACGAACGGCTGACTCCAGAGCGAGCGGCTGAGGTGCTCTGGAATGAGTTCATTGGTAACGCAGGTATCAGCTATGACTGA
- a CDS encoding ATPase, T2SS/T4P/T4SS family codes for MDQASPASYLERYLDPFRDLLRRDDVVEIAINPDGKVWLEVAGDATMRHEGQTVDRTTALNMAQTIVGDAKARVSEKNPLVSGKVEYAGRPLRVQVAVPPAIDRGASITIRLFASGSVRDYAPAYLFGKAVSLDALRAEKMKNIASLAGENLEAALQTLVEARLNVLISGGTSTGKTTFARHLLTHVSEHERLITIEDAFELFPGQPNTVALLADRGAGSQRSANALLQASLRMRPDRIIVGELRGAEALTYLEAINTGHGGSVSTIHAETAELAIDRLAIMVLQAGTPLTFAEVREYIRKSIDVIVQLGRAEGKRGITEFYLPGRRSH; via the coding sequence ATGGATCAGGCGTCGCCAGCCTCCTACCTCGAGCGGTATCTTGACCCGTTCCGCGACCTTCTGCGCCGTGACGACGTGGTCGAGATCGCGATCAACCCGGATGGCAAAGTCTGGCTCGAGGTGGCGGGGGACGCCACCATGCGCCACGAAGGCCAGACCGTGGACCGGACCACCGCGCTCAACATGGCCCAAACCATCGTCGGTGACGCCAAGGCCCGCGTCTCTGAAAAGAACCCGCTCGTTTCCGGCAAGGTAGAATATGCGGGCCGCCCCCTCCGGGTCCAGGTCGCCGTGCCGCCCGCCATCGATCGCGGCGCCTCGATCACCATCCGTCTCTTCGCTTCGGGCAGCGTCCGGGACTACGCCCCGGCCTATCTCTTCGGCAAGGCCGTCTCGCTCGACGCGCTCCGCGCCGAGAAGATGAAGAACATTGCCAGTCTGGCGGGGGAGAACCTTGAGGCCGCGCTGCAAACCCTGGTCGAGGCACGGCTCAATGTCCTGATCAGCGGAGGCACCTCTACCGGCAAGACCACCTTCGCCCGCCACCTCCTGACGCATGTGAGCGAGCACGAGCGACTGATCACTATCGAGGACGCCTTCGAGCTCTTTCCCGGGCAGCCCAACACCGTCGCCCTTCTGGCCGACCGCGGTGCCGGTTCACAACGTAGCGCCAACGCCCTCCTGCAGGCCTCCCTCCGCATGCGCCCCGACAGGATCATCGTCGGCGAATTGCGCGGGGCCGAGGCCCTGACATATCTCGAAGCGATCAACACCGGCCATGGCGGATCGGTCTCAACCATCCACGCCGAAACCGCCGAACTCGCCATCGACCGGCTGGCGATCATGGTTCTGCAGGCTGGCACACCGCTGACCTTCGCCGAGGTGCGGGAATACATCCGGAAATCCATCGATGTGATCGTGCAGCTGGGACGGGCCGAGGGGAAACGGGGGATTACGGAGTTCTATCTGCCGGGTCGACGAAGCCATTGA